The DNA region tccagggacttccctggtggtccagtggctaagactgtgcttccagtgcagggggcacgggttcgttccctggttggggatactagatcccgcgtgccacaactaagacctggcgcaacCATACAAAGTTCACTCAGCAGCTGCTACTTGGTTTCACTCTCCATATTCTAGTCTGCTGGCCTCTTTACTGTTCCTGTAACTATGCTACTGTGTGGTGGTTGGCAGCATCCACCTGGCAGCTTCACAGAATTGGATATTCTGTTTCCTAGTCTACTGAAGCAGAATTTGGGGGTGGGAACAAGGGGTCTATTTTAACAAGCCCTTCAGACACTCAGATCTGAGAAATACCTATTAAACTTGGAAGTTATCCTGCCTCTGGACTTGAATGTTTGCTGTTCTCTTTGAAACACTTCTGCCTTTTCAGGTCTCTGTTCAAGCCCTTTTCTTGGGGCCTGCCTGACATTGATAACAATTTAACCCCTTTCCTCCAGCATTTCATCTCATTAAATATAACCTCCATGGTAGTCGAGATTGTCCTTTGGTCACTATGCTGAATCCCCAGATCTTGTTCACTGctatcttcttccttccttcctaacaCTAAAATCTTCATAATCTGGATACCTTTAGTGACAAATCTGTTGGAATTTAATTTCCAGACTTACGGGACTAAAGATACTgtggaaataaaaatgtgtatgacTTAATTAGCTTATAAAACTGGGGTGAGAGGAGTGGAACTGTTGAAATACATTGCAGTAGAAGCAGCTGGTTTTTATCACAGGAGACGTGAGAAGAACCACCAGTGCCACACTGCCTTCTCTGTGGGCTGAACATTAGTGAACATTTAAGTCAGGTTTGTTTGGGGGTAAAGAATCATTTCTAGCACTTAAGCAATCCACTCCCACAAGTGGGAGACTGAATGTTGGACCTTCCCATGTGTTCTGTATTGGTGATTGTTTAAAGcttataaaggttttttttttcttatttgtctgCAGGTGGTTATCACCAGACTAAAACTGGACAAAGACCGCAAAAAGATCCTCGAACGTAAAGCCAAATCTCGCCaagtaggaaaggaaaagggcaaatataaggaagaaacaattgagaagatgcaggaaTAAAGTCATCTTGTCTACAACTTtcattaaaaactgttaaaatgaaGAGTCTTTATGTGTGGTGCTTTGGGACAAGGCCTGGTTGGTTTTCAAGGAAGTTCTGGTGATGTTAGCTGTCTAGGGGCAGACCATCCTTATCTGGTGGCTTGATTCCACTAATGAAAAGTACCGTTTGGAAAAAGCTGgatttttaatcagttttgaaCACCTAATAATATTGGACTAacatagtaattttttaaaattttcttttttttaaaaaaagcaggaaGAAGCAGGTTAGGGATGCAGCGAAATACCCTAGTGCCCCTTTTACCACCTTGTTTTCTGCACTGTTGTTGAGTGAATGGTGTCAGGCCAAAAGATCTTTAACTTAAAATCTGAGGGCAAAAGTACTCACCTAAAAAGCAGCTTCTCCGAGAGAAGGAAGTGATGCAGTGCAGGATTAGTTGTTGGCAACACTTGTGCCGCCGCCCTTCCTCACTTTAAGCATATAAACGTGCTTTACGTGCTGGAGGCGAGCACTTACTTATCTTGGAGCCTTAACAACAACGTAGGGAAAGAGATGACCAATTTTGCTGCCGCCAGAGGCCCTAGTCGGTGTCTGCCTTAGCCAAGGTCACACCTCGACCTGTCCCAGATCTCACCTCGAGAACTTCACCGCGTCTCCGTCGAGAATATGGCCCGCCGGTGTATCTTTGAGCGCTCCCTCGGGAGGGGCGGGGCTTCCTGTCGGCGCGGAGCTGCTTCCGGCGCATCGATCCGCCCGGAGCCGCTAGCGCTCTTGGGCAGGAGGGCCCCGGACAGCTCGCGACCTTGTGCTCCTGGttcatctctttcttcttccgGGCCTCCCTCTCTTGCAAAAATCCCTAGCTCGGTCTCCTCCCCCGGCCTGGCTCTTTCATTCAATCAGGGGAGTAGGCGGGTCCCGATTGCCGAGAGAAACCCGCGGGCAACGGGGCGAGGTGTTGCGGAGTTGGGACTCGGGACCACACAAAGGACCTGATGCCCGAGCCAGGTCTTCAGGAATAAGCGGGAGGTTGTTTTATTTAAGGTGCAgggcactgtgctaaatgctttaccCACATTATCACAACTGTAGTGATGTAGACTAGCATTCTCCCCATTCTATTGTGGAAGCTGAAGCCTCCGTAACTTTGCTCCGCTTATTCAGTAAGTGATGAGTCAGAAATCGACTTCCCAAGCCTAGACTCAACCATACCTCTGCACTGTCTCTGTACTATACTGTAAGCCGACTGACATATTCTTTGAACATCTTTTGTTCAGCTCTGTAATCGTGGGCCCTCTGAGGGGATACAGCGAGATAGAAGCCCAGCCTCTGTCTTCTAGGTTGTATACACCTGAACCAGTTGACTAAAAAGGCAAAGCGCTCCAGTGAGTGGTGCCGGCTGTTCAGAGGAGGGACAGACAGATGGCAATCAGAGTGCGTCAAGAAGAATGCTGACCTGAGCTGGGTGTGATTTGGAAGATCAatggaagaacattccaggtCGGGGGCAGCCAAAGCAAAGACTCACAGGTGAGTGAGGAAGGAGGATCTTTCCAGTTTTCTGTGAACAAGCTCATTTGTCAGTTACCCCACCAGAACAGATCACACCAGGAAGCTGGCCGCCTTTCTTTGGGCCTCGTTTTTTTCATTCTGCTTTAGAACAGGTGTTGAAAACTCAGTTAACTACAGGGGTGGGCTGTTAAGGTGACAAAGTTAGTAGCTGGCTTAGAGACTGGGAAGCCAGAGAGTGTGGACTTTCCAAAAGGATCTACTGCCTCTCCCCTGGAGACAGATGTTGCCAAGTCAAACAGCTCCCAGTGTGACTGGATCGTCCCATTTTTCAAGAAAGCTagaaatctagatttttaaatgaactcCCCAGTCTGTAAATATAGGTAActcatccaattaaaaaaaaaaaaaagcaaacaaacactgGGTAGGCTAACCAAAATATGTCTATTAGCCAAATGTGACTCTCTGGCTATAGAATTTCATGGGATTGGGTAAGGACCATTTCGCATGTTGAAGACTGAGATTTTTCCATCTGAATTATTTCCAGCCTGTCTTCATTCCTTTATAGGATGGAGACCAGACTCTTCCTTCCTGTGTAGTTCGCTGAGGGCCTCAAATAGCAGCCAGAGCAGCCAGTTTCTGAGAGATGCTGGTTTCAGTGAGGAGTCTAGGAGCTCTTCCTGGTTTGCATTGACCATCTTGTGGTTTCAAGTGTCTTCTAAGGACGTAGGATGATAATACATAATCCTTGGGAAACAAAGCCCCATGTCAGTGATTATATGGGACTAGTGGatgaaacctttttttttaactgaaggactTTTGAGAGCCATTAAAATGTCCGTTTGCATTGAGAATGTGGAGTTCAGGTTTAAAGAGTATTTTACAAACattctgtttctttgatttctaaaatgcatatttttcacattttaaaaatctggatgTGTTCATTTAATGTAGGGTCTCTGTTTTTCCTGTGAAAAGAAAATTGTCATTAAGTCAGCAGTTTCAATGTCAGAAGTGTCTTTAGAATCAGGAATGTCATGTAGTTAACCAATGATGCCAAGCAAGGAAATCCGAAATCTTTTTAGTGGAGGACATTCAGGACCGGGAATCAAGCTTTGCTTAACTGAGACTCTTGCTCAGAGCTTTTAAATGTTTCCATCTTTCTCTGCTTCTTAGGATTCTGCCCTGGCCCTCGGGTTTTCATCTGATGGCTGGCATCTTGGGGATCTTGTTTTCGTAAGATTGTTGGAATTCCTGTGATCATCATATGAAGGCTTCCCCTGGCCTCATCACATCCCATATCCTGGAGTTGTCCTAAGGAACCTTGGTTTAGACACCCGAGTATCAAGTTCTCTTCCGGAGGAATTCTCCAGTCTTGGTGGCGTGTGGACCCCATTTGGGGTAACTCTTTGGCATGATAATCTGACACAGCTGTCTATCCCCAGGTGTAATTTGTCCATTTTTGAAAACTGGCCCTGCTGCCTCTTTTCAGAACCATTAACCCTGTACCTGGAAGTGTCTCCTAACCTTGGGGTGCTCAAGTTCAGTTGGACACTCTGcttcattctggaaaaaaaatatgtgggCTCCAGCTCAGGCAGCATCAAGACAGGCCAGGCCTGCAGACCCTCCAAGAGGACAAAACCCCTCTTCCTCACTGTAGAGCTGGATTCATCTTACTGGATGTGAGACCTTTCCTCTACCCTGTTATCTTTTCTTCTGTGTGATAATCACATGCTCACATTCAGTCATGCATGTGGGTATGCCTTTTTTCCCAGAACCTCCATGGTCTCTTCCACAGTTCTGCTGCAGCTGCTCCTCAGCCCAGGCCCCAAGGCACAGCAATCCCTGTGGAAGTAGATGATGTCATCTGGGGAGGCAGCAACATTTGAGGATCTGACCAAAGACTGGAAGTATTAGGAAGCCCCTCAGAAGGACTGCAGCAGAGGCATAATGCTGAACAGTTACGAGAATGTGGTCCCTCAGGGTAAGGACTCAGTCTTCATTTACTAACCCTGTGTACAACTGACAGGGAAaagtcatcatttaaaaaaatcccaggacttccctggaggtccattggttaggactttgtgcttctactgcaggtgGTGCAGTTTCCATCCTatttgccacaattaaagatcctgtatgcagcaactaagactgggtgcagccaaaataaacaaatactttgaatttttttaaataaaattctgttgaCATGCTCTTGTTTTGAATGACCCTAGTGGGCTTTCTGggtatttttattctgttcctgCTTTATACCAGCATGCTAGTATCTGTCTTCCATATCTTCAAAAATCAGATGAAAGAATTATGGGGAACCTTGGCGGAAAAGTGTTCCAGGTGGCATATCATGAAATTCAACTTTGTTcgcttctttctccatctctttaggAGACTTCTTAGAATTCTCCATGACACCACAGAGAGCTGGAAATAATCCCCCTGGTGTTTCAAGTCCAAGTGAAACAGAAACGGACATAAGTACCATGAGAGAAAAGTTTCTCACCAGCGTGACCAAGTTGGTAGAAAGCAAAAGTTACAACAGCAaggtattttccaaagaaaagtaCTTTCAAACAATTAAGGAAGTCAAAGAAGctaaagagaaggggaagaagtcATCACGTGATTATCGCCGTGCAGCAAAATATGATGTGATTTCTGTAGAAGGCACAGAGAAACTCATAGAGGCTGCTCACCGAGAACGAGATCGAATACGGTATTACGTACACAAGGAAGAGTTGTTTGACATCCTTCATGACACACATCTCAATATTGGCCATGGCGGGCGGACACGCATGCTCAAGGAGCTGCAAGGCAAATATGGGAATGTCACCAAAGAAGTCATTGTCTtatatctgactctgtgtaaaCAGTGCCACCAGAAGAACCCAGTACCCAAGAGAGGCCTTGCACCCAAGCCCATGGCATGTAAGGACAATGACTCCAGATGCCAAGTTGAAATCCTTGATATGCAGTCAAATGCTGATGGGGAATTCAAGTTCATTTTGTATTACCAGGACCACTTAACCAAGTTCATTATTTTACGGCCATTAAAAGCCAAGCAGGCCCATGAGGTAGTCAGTGTCCTGTTGGATATTTTCACAATTCTTGGTCCACCCAGCGTGTTAGAATCTGACAGCGGCATAGAGTTCACAAACCAGGTTGTTAATGAGCTCAACGAGGTATGGCCAGACCTAAAGATTGTCCTTGGTAAATCCCACCCTGGCCAAGGCCAGGGCTTCCTGGAGCGAGCAAGCCGTGATGTCAAGACCATGCTGAGTGCCTGGATGCAGAGTAACCACTCCTGTCATTGGACCGAAGGCCTGCGATTCATGCAGATGGTGAGGAATCAGGCCTTTGATGGTTCCTTGCAGCAGAGTCCGTATGAGGCAATGTTTGGTTGTAAAGCCAAATTTGGACTCTATTCCTCACATTTGCCCCGGGAAACCGTGGCTGTTTTACACACAGAGGAGGAGCTAGAAATTGCTGAAGAACAACTGGAAAGCAGCCTCTGGgtcaggcaggaagagagggctgAGGTTGGAGCAGACCGGTCTGACATGGACGAGGACGTCGATCCCACACCTCTCGAAGCCTCGGAGCCCAGCACCTCCCAGGCGGCCTCAGGTCTCTCCCAGTGAACAGACATCTGCTGGTGGCCTCTGGGTGCCGTAGAGCCACCTGAGAGCTGTAGCCAAGACCCCAGATGAAAGGAGTGAAGGCCGCTCTCTCAGGAGCGCTGTTCTTGGTAGTCCTGGGTCAGAGGGGACGGTGGCTCCAGTCTCTGATCTCACCTGCCCTAACACATTCCCACAAACCTGGAGGCTTAAAACAgaactttggggacttccctggcagtccagggttGAGACTgtgagctctcaatgcagggggagcaggtttgatccttggttggggaactaggatcctgcatgctgaggacgcagccaaaatttaaaaaaaaaaaaagattaaaaaaaaaactttcttctcAGTCCTAGAGGCCAGAGGTCTGAAATCAGGGTGTTGGCAGGGTTCATTGCTTCTGGAGGCGCCAAGAGAGAATCCATTCCaggccttcctcctctctctagTGGCTGTCAGCAGTTCTTGGCACCCCTGGGCTCAGAGTAGCACAGATCCAGCCTCGGTCTTGTCTTCATGTGGCCTTCTCTCcttggtctgtgtgtgtgcttcttttctgtctcttacaAGGACCCCGTTGGACACCAAATCTGTGTAGTTGGATTTAGGGCCCAGCCTAATTAATGATTTCATCTCAAGATACTTACGTTAatttcatctgcaaagaccctgtttctaAATAAGTTCACATTCATGGTTGCTCAGGGCTTGGACTTGGACATATctttggggagggggggggggtggtgactgcagttatACTGCAATTGGCTCAGGGGTAatgaacctgcttgccaatgcaggagattcagatttgatccctgggtcaggaagatcccctggaggtggaaatggcaactcgctccagtattcttgcctgggaaatcccatggacagaggagcatggcagactgcagtccatagtgttgcaaaagtctgacacagcttagcgactgagcatgcacacagttcTACTGACTACAATCagtggaagaggatgtttgcttgCAGAACATAAACTGATGGGGTCTGAGCCCTGTAGAGCTGGTGGGACTGCCCTGCATGTATCAAGTATCTGTTCCTGCTCCTCAGGCACAGAACCCAAAAGATGGGGGCATCAGAGAAAAAGATGTAGTTGAAGGACAAATAATGAGAAGAACAGAGGTTGATCTCACGTGCCCCAGAGACGCCGCCCCACTAGCTGAGCTTTGTTTTCTGCTTCAAGAGAAACCTGATGTACCCACCCTGCTCTCAGAATGGCATCCACTGGGATCGATCTgcctgaaatatattttaaaaataggtcaaAATTAAGGCATGGCTAGGGTTTGGGTCTGAGCCTGCCAGTGTGCTGTGCCTCAAGCACAGCATGACGTGATGTAGTCCTGGAACGGTCATACATTCCAGGAAGTGACCAATAGCCGGAAAACAAGTAGGGACTCCGGAGCAAATTGCAAAAGTTGGCCTGAGGTCACTGCTTCAGCCAGAGAAGAATAGAGCAAAGGCCAGTCTGGGTCACAGTTCAGAGGAAAGGGGAGGGTAATGCCCAGGATCTGTGCATGGCTGTATTCTCAAAGGCCTGAAAGAGAACTCAGCCCATCAGAGGTGTTGAGTAAGGGTTTGTTGAGTGAATAGATTCTACAGACATGGAcacagggaaggagaaggggcctGCAGTTTCTGACTCTCCAGTTCTTTCTTCCTGCATATCCCAGAACCATCTCAAACCattctgggggacttccctggtggtccagtggttaagactctgtgcttccagtacaaggggcacaggtttgatccctggttgggggagtAAAATCCCACATGTGCCTTGGCaccgccaaaaaaaaaacaa from Cervus canadensis isolate Bull #8, Minnesota chromosome 1, ASM1932006v1, whole genome shotgun sequence includes:
- the KRBA2 gene encoding KRAB-A domain-containing protein 2, encoding MLNSYENVVPQGDFLEFSMTPQRAGNNPPGVSSPSETETDISTMREKFLTSVTKLVESKSYNSKVFSKEKYFQTIKEVKEAKEKGKKSSRDYRRAAKYDVISVEGTEKLIEAAHRERDRIRYYVHKEELFDILHDTHLNIGHGGRTRMLKELQGKYGNVTKEVIVLYLTLCKQCHQKNPVPKRGLAPKPMACKDNDSRCQVEILDMQSNADGEFKFILYYQDHLTKFIILRPLKAKQAHEVVSVLLDIFTILGPPSVLESDSGIEFTNQVVNELNEVWPDLKIVLGKSHPGQGQGFLERASRDVKTMLSAWMQSNHSCHWTEGLRFMQMVRNQAFDGSLQQSPYEAMFGCKAKFGLYSSHLPRETVAVLHTEEELEIAEEQLESSLWVRQEERAEVGADRSDMDEDVDPTPLEASEPSTSQAASGLSQ